A stretch of Mauremys reevesii isolate NIE-2019 linkage group 25, ASM1616193v1, whole genome shotgun sequence DNA encodes these proteins:
- the PLPPR2 gene encoding phospholipid phosphatase-related protein type 2: MAGGKQQLKRSVSIIPCFVFVELVIMAGTVLLAYHFEYTDTFPVHIQGFFCHDSAYAKPYPGPEDASRAPPVLVYSLVTAVPTAMILIGELAAFFCRPRRREEKTIISGECCYFIPLLRRIVRFLGVYSFGLFTTTIFANAGQVVTGNQTPHFLSVCRPNYTALGCQLPGPQYITDRGACAGNPALVTAARKAFPSKDAALSAYAVVYTAMYVTLVLEVRGSRLAKPTLCLALAGPAALLGVLRVAEHRNHWADVLAGFLTGAAIAAVLVTCVVNNFQSKAPAAQKPAPAESLASVPGVGLPCVESPLEKFSVAQRVRDPPEEQDFSTLLTRGLERQLARSLRAGGHAGAARPYEIPELGSQRSPDPQLCLFPTTPDVLIPSRSVTSEV; this comes from the exons ATGGCTGGCGGGAAGCAGCAGCTGAAGAGAAGCGTTTCCATCATCCCCTGCTTTGTGTTTGTGGAG CTGGTGATCATGGCGGGCACGGTGCTGCTGGCGTATCACTTCGAATACACCGACACCTTCCCCGTCCACATCCAGGGCTTCTTCTGCCACGACAGCGCCTACGCCAAGCCCTACCCGGGGCCCGAGGACGCCAGCCGCGCCCCGCCCGTCCTGGTCTACTCCCTGGTCACCGCCGTGCCCACGGCCATG ATCCTGATCGGGGAACTGGCTGCGTTTTTCTGCCGGCCGCGGCGGCGTGAGGAGAAAACCATCATCTCTGGGGAGTGTTGCTACTTCATCCCGCTGCTGAGACGCATCGTCCGCTTCCTGG GCGTCTATTCCTTCGGCCTgttcaccaccaccatcttcgCAAACGCCGGGCAGGTCGTCACGGGCAACCAGACCCCCCACTTCCTCTCCGTGTGCCGCCCCAACTACACGGCGCTGGGGTGCCAGCTGCCCGGCCCCCAGTACATCACGGACCGGGGGGCCTGCGCCGGGAACCCCGCCCTGGTCACCGCAGCCCGCAAAGCCTTCCCCTCCAAGGACGCCGCGCTCAGCGCCTACGCCGTGGTGTACACCGCC ATGTACGTGACGCTGGTGCTGGAGGTGCGGGGGTCCCGGCTGGCCAAGCCCACCCTGTGCCTGGCGCTGGCCGGCCCGGCGGCCCTGCTGGGGGTGCTGCGCGTGGCCGAGCACCGGAACCACTGGGCCGACGTGCTGGCCGGGTTCCTGACCGGGGCCGCCATCGCCGCCGTCCtg GTCACCTGCGTGGTGAATAACTTCCAGAGCAAGGCGCCCGCGGCCCAGAAGCCGGCGCCGGCCGAGAGCCTGGCCAGCGTCCCTGGCGTGGGGCTGCCCTGCGTCGAGAGCCCCCTGGAGAAGTTCAGCGTCGCCCAG CGGGTCAGGGACCCCCCAGAAGAGCAGGATTTCTCCACGCTGCTCACCCGAGGCCTGGAGAGGCAGCTCGCTCGCTCCCTCCGCGCGGGGGGCCACGCTGGGGCGGCTCGGCCCTACGA gATCCCAGAGCTCGGCTCCCAGCGATCACCTGACCCTCAGCTGTGTctcttccccaccacccccgaCGTGCTCATCCCCTCCCGCTCCGTCACCAGCGAGGTCTGA